A genomic segment from Aspergillus puulaauensis MK2 DNA, chromosome 1, nearly complete sequence encodes:
- a CDS encoding transcriptional activator of ethanol catabolism AlcS (COG:S;~EggNog:ENOG410PNV9;~InterPro:IPR000791,IPR030186;~PFAM:PF01184;~TransMembrane:6 (i57-78o84-108i115-135o155-177i184-207o219-242i);~go_component: GO:0016021 - integral component of membrane [Evidence IEA]) — MASDTSQNGETKGYSQGLSTVPTHVTLSADQFERLYLTPMTQRQSGLAKQVGNPTPLALGGFVITTTPLSCCLMAWRGATGNGIAFTGPIIFLGGLLLLITSILEFILGNTFPCVVFGTIGGFWFAFAATMIPAFNAAAPYSSSATDTGAGLTSVGFMNTYAFLFITMAVLMLVFMICALRTNVVYTLIFLSLLMVFLMLSAGYWRLGEGESDVGSRCVIGAGASLFVASLLGFYLLIAQLFDSVGLPFKLPVGDLAALWPDQANKAEQRDVESTA; from the exons ATGGCCAGCGACACCAGCCAGAATGGCGAGACAAAGGGTTATTCCCAGGGTCTTTCCACCGTCCCTACCCATGTCACTCTGTCCGCCGACCAGTTCGAAAGGCTGTACTTGACGCCCATGACGCAGCGCCAGTCCGGCCTGGCTAAGCAAGTTGGAAACCCGACGCCACT GGCACTCGGGGGTTTTGTCATCACCACAACTCCTCTCTCGTGCTGCTTGATGGCCTGGAGAGGAGCGACTGGAAACGGAATTGCATTCAC CGGCcccatcatcttccttggtggtcttctcctgctcatcACGAGTATCCTCGAGTTCATCCTTGGAAACACCTTTCCCTGCGTTGTCTTCGGCACCATCGGTGGCTTTTGGTTCGCATTTGCAGCCACCATGATTCCCGCTTTCAATGCAGCCG CCCCCTACTCCTCATCAGCAACCGATACAGGCGCGGGACTCACCAGTGTTGGGTTCATGAATACATACG CATTCCTCTTCATAACCATGGCCGTCCTAATGCTCGTCTTCATGATCTGCGCCCTCCGCACAAACGTCGTCTAcaccctcatcttcctctccctgCTCATGGTCTTCCTCATGCTCTCCGCCGGCTACTGGAGActcggcgagggcgagtccGATGTTGGGAGTCGATGCGTCATAGGCGCCGGGGCATCTCTCTTCGTCGCAAGTCTACTCGGGTTCTACCTCCTGATCGCACAGCTGTTTGACTCCGTTGGGCTTCCGTTTAAGTTGCCTGTTGGTGATCTAGCTGCACTTTGGCCTGATCAGGCGAACAA GGCTGAGCAGCGTGACGTGGAGTCTACGGCTTAG
- the ADH1_1 gene encoding zinc-dependent alcohol dehydrogenase (COG:Q;~EggNog:ENOG410PH61;~InterPro:IPR013154,IPR013149,IPR002328,IPR036291, IPR011032,IPR020843;~PFAM:PF00107,PF08240;~go_function: GO:0008270 - zinc ion binding [Evidence IEA];~go_function: GO:0016491 - oxidoreductase activity [Evidence IEA];~go_process: GO:0055114 - oxidation-reduction process [Evidence IEA]): MSVPQTQWAQVAEKVGGPLVYKQIPVTKPGPDQILVKIRYTGVCHTDLHAMMGHWPIPVKMPLVGGHEGAGIVVAKGELVSEFQIGDQAGIKWLNGSCGECEFCRQSDTPLCANAQLSGYTVDGTFQQYALGKATHASKIPDGVPLDAAAPVLCAGITVYKGLKESGVRPGQTVAIVGAGGGLGSLAQQYAKAMGLRVVAIDGGDEKRAMCEKLGTETFVDFTKSKDVVADVKAATPDGLGAHAVILLAVSEKPFQQASEYVRSRGTLVAIGLPPDAFLKAPVINTVVRMITIKGSYVGNQQDGVEALDFFARGLIKAPFKLAPLKDLPKIFELMEQGKIAGRYVLEIPE, translated from the exons ATGTCCGTCCCCCAGACTCAATGGGCCCAAGTTGCCGAAAAAGTCGGCGGCCCCCTCGTCTACAAACAGATTCCCGTCACCAAGCCCGGCCCCGACCAGATCCTCGTCAAAATCCGCTACACCGGAGTCTGCCACACCGATCTCCACGCCATGATGGGCCACTGGCCGATCCCCGTCAAAATGCCACTCGTGGGCGGCCACGAAGGCGCGGGAATCGTCGTCGCCAAGGGCGAGCTCGTCTCCGAGTTCCAGATCGGCGACCAGGCCGGCATTAAGTGGCTGAACGGATCTTGCGGGGAGTGCGAGTTCTGCAGACAATCCGACACACCGCTCTGCGCGAATGCACAGTTGTCTGGGTACACGGTTGATGGGACATTCCAGCAGTATGCACTTGGGAAGGCGACGCATGCGTCGAAGATTCCCGATGGTGTGCCGCTTGATGCAGCCGCGCCGGTGCTTTGTGCTGGGATTACGGTTTACAAGGGGTTGAAGGAATCGGGCGTTCGTCCCGGCCAGACTGTTGCGATTGTtggtgccggtggtggtCTGGGTTCGCTTGCGCAGCAGTATGCGAAGGCTATGGGGTTGAGGGTTGTGGCCattgatggtggtgatgagaaGAGGGCCATGTGTGAGAAGCTCGGAACTGAG ACCTTCGTCGACTTCACCAAATCCAAAGACGTCGTGGCAGATGTCAAGGCCGCGACGCCCGACGGACTCGGTGCCCACGCCGTTATCCTGCTCGCTGTTTCCGAGAAGCCCTTCCAGCAAGCTTCGGAGTATGTTCGCTCCCGCGGGACTCTTGTCGCCATTGGTCTGCCTCCGGATgccttcctcaaggccccCGTTATCAACACTGTTGTCCGCATGATCACTATCAAGGGTAGCTATGTCGGAAACCAGCAGGACGGTGTTGAGGCTCTGGACTTCTTTGCCCGTGGCTTGATTAAGGCGCCTTTCAAGCTTGCTCCTCTGAAGGATCTTCCTAAGATCTTTGAGTTGATGG AACAAGGAAAGATTGCCGGCCGTTACGTCCTCGAGATTCCCGAATAA
- the ATP16 gene encoding F1F0 ATP synthase subunit delta (BUSCO:EOG092657H8;~COG:C;~EggNog:ENOG410PN8K;~InterPro:IPR001469,IPR020546,IPR036771;~PFAM:PF02823;~go_component: GO:0045261 - proton-transporting ATP synthase complex, catalytic core F(1) [Evidence IEA];~go_function: GO:0046933 - proton-transporting ATP synthase activity, rotational mechanism [Evidence IEA];~go_process: GO:0015986 - ATP synthesis coupled proton transport [Evidence IEA]): protein MSSLRFARSALRARPAAFRVPIQRRGYAEAVSDKIKLSLALPHQTIFRSAGVVQVNIPAESGEMGVLANHVPSIEQLKPGLVEILEEGGASKKFFLSGGFAVVQPDSQLSINAVEGYALEDFSIDGVRSQIAEAQKIAGGNGSEQDIAEAKIELEVLESLQAVLK from the exons ATGAGCTCCCTCCGTTTCGCTCGCTCTGCTCTCCGGGCTCGTCCCGCTGCCTTCCGCGTGCCTATCCAGCGCAGAGGCTACGCTGAGGCCGTTTCCGACAAGATCAAGCTTTCCCTGGCTCTCCCTCACCAG ACCATATTCCGCTCCGCCGGCGT TGTCCAGGTCAACATCCCCGCTGAGTCCGGAGAGATGGGTGTCCTCGCCAACCACGTTCCCTCCATCGAGCAGCTCAAGCCCGGCCTTGTCGAGAttctggaggagggcggTGCCAGCAAGAAGTTTTTCC TGTCTGGTGGATTCGCCGTTGTTCAGCCCGACTCCCAGCTGAGCATCAACGCTGTTGAGGGTTACGCCCTTGAGGACTTCAGCATCGAC GGTGTCCGTTCCCAGATCGCCGAAGCCCAGAAGATTGCTGGTGGTAACGGCAGCGAGCAGGACATTGCTGAGGCTAAGATTGAGCTGGAG GTTCTTGAGAGCCTGCAGGCAGTTCTGAAATAG
- the ERT1_1 gene encoding Zn(II)2Cys6 transcription factor domain-containing protein (COG:K;~EggNog:ENOG410PGKG;~InterPro:IPR036864,IPR001138;~go_function: GO:0000981 - DNA-binding transcription factor activity, RNA polymerase II-specific [Evidence IEA];~go_function: GO:0008270 - zinc ion binding [Evidence IEA];~go_process: GO:0006355 - regulation of transcription, DNA-templated [Evidence IEA]) — MGESVFRASDTQDPKPITSNAFEKSRPRKKARRSCSNCQRAHKTCGNERPCNQCVKRGIGLSCVDGNRKPPKYLLCDLERPAPSARVPQKQVNRIIAPTDDLGFAEFIDPTLLHAESPSSGLENQATMRLYWDDNGSVSPIGGSNKLQSPPSEQDLGPKTPEDMGMCGEGGLMADLFQPQISNEDGYDGHSHGGIHGRRPSYGISISSGWSDTFFPCEMDDEAGGVKKMARSAKYELALL, encoded by the exons ATGGGCGAATCAGTCTTCAGGGCCTCGGACACACAGGATCCAAAGCCCATCACATCCAACGCATTCGAGAAGTCGCGTCCCCGGAAAAAAGCTCGAAGATCCTGCTCGAACTGCCAACGAGCACACAAAACATGCG GAAACGAACGACCATGCAACCAATGCGTCAAGCGCGGTATCGGCCTATCCTGCGTTGACGGCAACCGCAAGCCACCAAAATACCTTCTCTGCGACCTGGAGAGGCCCGCTCCCTCTGCACGAGTACCGCAGAAGCAGGTGAATAGAATCATTGCGCCCACAGACGACCTTGGCTTTGCTGAATTCATCGACCCAACGCTTCTCCACGCCGAGAGTCCAAGCTCTGGTCTCGAAAACCAAGCCACGATGAGACTATACTGGGATGACAATGGGAGTGTCAGTCCCATTGGGGGCTCGAACAAGTTGCAGAGTCCGCCGTCGGAACAAGACCTCGGTCCTAAGACGCCAGAGGATATGGGCATGtgtggagaaggagggttGATGGCTGATCTGTTCCAGCCGCAGATTTCCAATGAAGATGGCTACGATGGGCACTCTCATGGTGGTATTCATGGCAGGAGGCCAAGCTATGGGATCTCGATTAGTAGTGGCTGGTCAGATACGTTTTTCCCATGCGAGATGGATGACGAGGCTGGtggggtgaagaagatggcgaggagtGCAAAGTATGAGCTTGCTTTGCTTTGA